GAACTGCTCTTCACCGATGTAATGTTGATCGTTTTGACATTTCACTGTTATAAAAGGCTTGGCCAAATAATTCTTTACtacttttaaaaactcCACATATCATTTCAttatttcttcattattgGCGTATGTATATTAGTTTTCAATCGCCGTCATATATTTAGGTACTGTAAGTAATTTGAAATGAGTTCATTGTCCAACTTTCGTTTTGTGGGGGCGTTCAAAATTAAATTAGTTGTTAACTACCTGGTATTAGAGATGTGAGGGACAGCGGGCGAGTGTTACAATTTAATTTCTACAAGATGAGAGACCTTCGAAGGGAATATTCGGGATTTGTTCAGTCCGTTGGTATAACATGTATATTAGTCTTCATTGCAATATGGATGCTTATTCCTTATCCACCGCATCCCGTCAAAACGGCTAATAATATCAGACAAAACGTTAGTTTATTGATTAGTGAGGTTTTAGATATTCTACCCCAAAGGTATTGGATAATATGCATTCAGTGCATGATACTGATGCAGATGCTTTTTGCGTATATTGGTTTGCCAATTTTCAACGATGATGTGTTAAATGTTCCGTTGTATGACTTAAAGACGATCACTGATTCGAAAGCTATTTTGGTAGAATTCCAAGATCATGAGGAATTCTTAAGGAAATATgcatttgaagaaactagTGGGGTCTATGATATACCGATTACAGAGGTTTCAAAGGTATTGTATGGTTCATcgaaattgaaaaaggaaTAGAAGGATTGATAGAATAATGC
This region of Eremothecium cymbalariae DBVPG#7215 chromosome 4, complete sequence genomic DNA includes:
- the GPI19 gene encoding phosphatidylinositol N-acetylglucosaminyltransferase GPI19 (similar to Ashbya gossypii AER333C); the protein is MRDLRREYSGFVQSVGITCILVFIAIWMLIPYPPHPVKTANNIRQNVSLLISEVLDILPQRYWIICIQCMILMQMLFAYIGLPIFNDDVLNVPLYDLKTITDSKAILVEFQDHEEFLRKYAFEETSGVYDIPITEVSKVLYGSSKLKKE